The following coding sequences are from one Acidobacteriota bacterium window:
- a CDS encoding ABC transporter permease, whose protein sequence is MLCVAVARASVTRPFYYRDLVEQFDAIGVGSLTVVVLTGLFTGAVLALQSGFTLDQFGARSEVGRLVGASMIKELGPVLTALMVTGRVGSGIAAELGSMNVTEQISALRALGTDPVRKLVVPRVLAGLVMVPVLTVIANAVGMLGAWVVATTQLQVASGIYWNSVLNGLWIQDVWMGLLKPFFLGFVIVTIGCHVGLRTSGGTQGVGRATTKSVVAGSVSVLAVDFFVTKLLIVLMY, encoded by the coding sequence ATGCTGTGCGTGGCCGTGGCGCGGGCGTCGGTGACCCGGCCGTTCTACTATCGCGATCTCGTCGAGCAGTTCGACGCCATCGGCGTGGGGTCGCTCACCGTCGTCGTCCTGACGGGGCTCTTCACCGGCGCGGTGCTGGCCCTCCAGTCGGGCTTCACGCTCGACCAGTTCGGCGCGCGGTCCGAGGTCGGCCGGCTGGTCGGCGCCTCGATGATCAAGGAACTCGGCCCGGTGCTCACGGCGCTGATGGTCACCGGCCGGGTGGGGTCGGGCATCGCCGCCGAGCTGGGGTCGATGAACGTCACCGAGCAGATCAGCGCACTCCGCGCGCTCGGCACCGACCCGGTCCGTAAGCTGGTCGTGCCGCGCGTGCTCGCCGGCCTGGTCATGGTCCCCGTGCTGACCGTCATCGCCAACGCCGTCGGCATGCTCGGGGCCTGGGTCGTCGCCACGACCCAGTTGCAGGTGGCGAGCGGCATCTACTGGAACTCGGTGCTCAATGGCCTGTGGATTCAGGACGTCTGGATGGGGCTGCTGAAGCCGTTCTTCCTCGGGTTCGTGATCGTCACCATCGGCTGCCACGTCGGGCTGCGGACCTCAGGAGGCACCCAAGGCGTCGGCCGCGCCACGACCAAGTCGGTCGTCGCGGGCTCGGTGTCGGTGCTCGCGGTCGACTTCTTCGTGACCAAGCTGTTGATCGTGCTCATGTACTGA
- a CDS encoding dipeptide epimerase encodes MTRRELLTMAGASGLAAVCAPSFARTLSAARPEGAAGGPARVETEIVRILLRHTWTTTMSSSDHRDTLHVRYTRDGITGLGEGAPIVRYRENAVDAKQAVDRHGDWLAGLDPLAWDTLVTALAGRVEGQWAAKAAVDIAVMDWVGKRHGVPVYHLFGLDPANAPMTTFSIGIDTPEITRQKVREAEAYPLLKIKVGLDTDEATIAAVRSVTDKTLRVDANEGWTDKEVAVRKIEWLVSQGVDLVEQPLPATMLDETRWIRDRVDVPIIADEACGRPEDVPKLAEFYDGVNIKLDKAGGIVQAHRALQVARALGMKTMLGCMVSSSVSVTAAAHLSPMVDFADLDGNLLISNDPYRGVLVKEGRLVLPTGPGLGLTPARS; translated from the coding sequence ATGACCCGACGAGAACTTCTGACGATGGCTGGGGCCTCGGGCCTGGCGGCGGTGTGTGCGCCGTCGTTCGCGCGGACGCTCTCCGCCGCGCGACCCGAGGGAGCGGCTGGCGGCCCTGCGCGGGTAGAGACCGAGATCGTCCGCATCCTCCTCCGGCACACCTGGACGACGACGATGTCGTCGAGCGACCATCGCGATACGCTGCACGTCCGGTACACGCGCGACGGCATAACCGGCCTTGGCGAGGGCGCTCCCATCGTCCGTTACAGGGAGAACGCGGTCGACGCGAAGCAGGCGGTCGATCGCCACGGCGACTGGCTGGCCGGGCTCGACCCGCTGGCGTGGGATACGCTCGTGACGGCGCTCGCAGGGCGCGTGGAAGGGCAGTGGGCGGCGAAGGCCGCCGTCGACATCGCCGTGATGGACTGGGTGGGCAAGCGCCACGGTGTGCCGGTGTACCACCTGTTCGGGCTCGACCCCGCCAACGCCCCGATGACGACGTTCTCGATTGGCATCGACACGCCTGAGATCACGCGGCAGAAGGTGCGCGAGGCCGAGGCCTACCCGCTGCTCAAGATCAAGGTCGGGCTCGATACCGACGAGGCGACGATCGCCGCCGTCCGAAGCGTCACGGACAAGACGCTGCGTGTCGATGCCAACGAGGGGTGGACCGACAAGGAAGTCGCGGTGCGCAAGATCGAGTGGCTGGTGTCGCAGGGCGTCGACCTCGTCGAGCAGCCGCTGCCGGCGACCATGCTCGACGAGACGCGCTGGATTCGCGACCGCGTCGACGTGCCGATCATCGCCGACGAGGCCTGTGGTCGCCCCGAGGACGTTCCGAAGCTGGCGGAGTTCTACGACGGCGTGAACATCAAGCTCGACAAGGCAGGGGGGATCGTCCAGGCACATCGCGCGCTGCAGGTCGCCCGAGCCCTCGGGATGAAGACGATGCTCGGGTGCATGGTATCGAGCTCGGTCAGCGTCACTGCGGCGGCGCACCTGTCGCCGATGGTCGACTTCGCCGATCTCGACGGGAACCTGCTGATCTCGAACGACCCGTACCGCGGCGTGCTGGTGAAGGAGGGGCGGCTGGTGCTGCCGACAGGGCCGGGCCTGGGATTGACACCCGCCAGGTCGTGA
- a CDS encoding polyphosphate kinase 2 family protein codes for MKHLVAKPGKKIKLSRFDPAFTAKVSGKQEAERLLREGVEELAKEQDKLYAQNTYALLIIFQAMDAAGKDGTIKHVMSGINPQGCQVFSFKAPSAEERDHDYLWRTVKALPERGRIGIHNRSHYEEVLIARVRPEILAAQQLPAHLKTKRIWKQRFEQINHFERYLVDNGIVVLKFFLNVSREEQKKRFLERIDNSSKNWKFSATDARERARWDDYMAAYEDVFTHTSTKWAPWHIIPADNKWFMRLAVAGIIYRTMKDLDLKYPEVTDEHRADLAEARKLLMGED; via the coding sequence ATGAAGCACCTCGTTGCGAAGCCGGGCAAGAAGATCAAGCTCTCGCGCTTCGACCCGGCGTTCACCGCGAAGGTCTCGGGCAAGCAGGAGGCCGAGCGCCTCCTCCGCGAGGGCGTCGAGGAACTCGCCAAGGAGCAGGACAAGCTCTACGCGCAGAACACCTACGCGCTGCTCATCATCTTCCAGGCCATGGACGCGGCCGGCAAGGACGGCACCATCAAGCACGTCATGTCGGGCATCAACCCGCAGGGCTGTCAGGTCTTCAGCTTCAAGGCCCCGTCGGCCGAGGAGCGCGACCACGACTACCTCTGGCGCACGGTGAAAGCGCTGCCCGAGCGCGGCCGCATCGGCATCCACAACCGATCGCACTACGAGGAGGTGCTCATCGCGCGCGTGCGTCCCGAGATCCTCGCCGCGCAGCAGTTGCCCGCGCATCTCAAGACGAAGCGCATCTGGAAGCAGCGCTTCGAGCAGATCAACCACTTCGAGCGCTACCTGGTCGACAACGGCATCGTCGTGCTCAAGTTCTTCCTCAACGTCTCGAGGGAGGAGCAGAAGAAGCGCTTCCTCGAGCGCATCGACAACTCCTCGAAGAACTGGAAGTTCTCGGCCACCGATGCGCGGGAGCGCGCGCGGTGGGACGACTACATGGCCGCCTACGAAGACGTCTTCACCCACACCAGCACGAAGTGGGCGCCGTGGCACATCATCCCGGCCGACAACAAGTGGTTCATGCGCCTCGCCGTGGCCGGGATCATCTACCGGACGATGAAGGACCTGGATTTGAAGTACCCCGAGGTCACAGACGAGCACCGCGCCGACCTCGCCGAAGCGCGGAAGTTGCTGATGGGGGAGGACTGA
- a CDS encoding NAD-dependent dihydropyrimidine dehydrogenase subunit PreA (NADH-dependent; catalyzes the conversion of pyrimidines to 5,6-dihydro compounds in pyrimidine degradation), giving the protein MSATLAVEFTGLRFDNPFLLSSAPPTESESNILRAFDAGWGGVVTKTIGLHPVVNVAGPKTKFLRATPETGHLSTQKRPGTALHSSWNWELISDKPLDWWIPRLARIKQAFPQKVLVASIMAGSGSDRELRHWQELAEACQAQGADALELNLSCPHMDRQDMGSNIGKDQGLISVVAQAVKEVSRVPVWAKLTPSTTDIVIEARGAFLGGADAVVSSNTFPSLPLIDPDSLDFEMHVDGYVSSGGLGGPAILPQSIAKIAQMTAAFPDRSFSGIGGISTFAHALNYFLLGCGTVQVCTAAMLDHAIGPNVIKALVGGMREFLERHADKGWTSLEDFRGLRRDRVVAHSRIRRPESKEYFGGHDAPEGYAAPEESAASPS; this is encoded by the coding sequence ATGAGTGCGACACTCGCCGTGGAGTTCACCGGTCTTCGCTTCGACAACCCGTTCCTGTTGTCGTCGGCTCCGCCCACCGAGTCGGAGTCGAACATCCTGCGGGCCTTCGACGCGGGCTGGGGCGGGGTCGTCACGAAGACGATCGGCCTGCACCCGGTCGTCAACGTCGCGGGCCCCAAGACGAAGTTCCTGCGCGCCACGCCGGAGACGGGCCACCTCTCGACGCAGAAGCGGCCCGGCACGGCGCTCCACTCGTCGTGGAACTGGGAGCTCATCTCCGACAAGCCCCTCGACTGGTGGATCCCACGCCTCGCCCGCATCAAGCAGGCGTTCCCTCAGAAGGTGCTCGTCGCGTCGATCATGGCCGGCTCCGGCAGCGACCGCGAGCTGCGCCACTGGCAGGAGCTGGCCGAGGCGTGCCAGGCGCAGGGCGCCGACGCGCTCGAACTGAACCTCTCGTGCCCGCACATGGATCGCCAGGATATGGGCTCGAACATCGGCAAGGACCAGGGCCTGATCTCGGTCGTCGCGCAGGCCGTCAAGGAGGTGTCGCGCGTGCCGGTGTGGGCGAAGCTCACCCCGTCGACGACCGACATCGTCATCGAGGCCCGCGGCGCGTTCCTCGGCGGGGCCGACGCCGTCGTCTCGTCGAACACGTTTCCTTCGCTGCCACTCATCGACCCCGACTCGCTCGACTTCGAGATGCACGTCGACGGCTACGTGTCGAGCGGCGGCCTCGGCGGCCCGGCGATCCTGCCGCAGTCGATCGCGAAAATCGCGCAGATGACCGCGGCGTTCCCCGATCGCAGCTTCTCCGGCATCGGCGGCATCTCGACGTTCGCGCACGCGCTCAACTACTTTCTGCTGGGCTGCGGCACCGTCCAGGTGTGCACGGCGGCCATGCTCGACCACGCGATCGGGCCGAACGTGATCAAGGCGCTCGTCGGCGGCATGCGGGAGTTTCTCGAGCGTCACGCCGACAAGGGCTGGACCTCGCTCGAGGACTTCCGTGGGCTCCGGCGCGACCGGGTGGTCGCGCACTCGCGCATCCGGCGGCCCGAGAGCAAGGAGTACTTCGGCGGACACGACGCGCCGGAAGGCTACGCTGCGCCCGAGGAGTCGGCGGCCAGCCCGTCCTGA
- a CDS encoding PaaI family thioesterase: protein MPTIADDRVGVAVDSQTTIAASARGDGAATDRPDIAVGPSPVTGAALADRLHGHCVVCSRRNPRGLGLCFRPAADADGVVAEFPCDADFQGYDGLIHGGVVSMLLDGAMAHCLFHLGRVGHTGELVVRFRQGVLAGRPATVSARLVRSKGRMHELSAELRQDGVVKAEATARFMEDRGQGAPR, encoded by the coding sequence ATGCCCACCATCGCCGACGACCGCGTGGGAGTCGCGGTCGATTCTCAGACCACCATTGCCGCTTCCGCCCGTGGAGACGGTGCAGCGACCGACCGGCCCGACATCGCGGTCGGCCCGTCACCGGTCACCGGCGCCGCGCTCGCCGACCGCCTCCACGGCCACTGCGTCGTGTGCAGCCGGCGCAACCCCCGCGGTCTCGGACTCTGTTTCCGCCCGGCGGCTGACGCCGACGGTGTCGTGGCCGAGTTCCCGTGTGACGCCGACTTCCAGGGCTACGACGGCCTGATTCATGGAGGCGTCGTCTCGATGCTGCTCGACGGCGCGATGGCGCACTGCCTGTTCCACCTCGGTCGCGTGGGCCACACGGGTGAGCTCGTGGTCCGTTTCCGCCAGGGTGTGCTCGCTGGTCGTCCGGCCACGGTGTCGGCCCGCCTCGTCCGATCGAAGGGGCGCATGCACGAGCTGTCGGCCGAGCTGCGCCAGGACGGCGTGGTGAAGGCCGAAGCCACGGCGCGGTTCATGGAGGATCGGGGGCAGGGGGCGCCTCGGTGA
- a CDS encoding MCE family protein — MPRTRSLAWSQLKVGTLALAALALASVFIYLIGGQGGFFWQQYTLKTRFPDVQGLQSGAAVRVAGVSVGTVRAIAFAGSEVEVELKVSRSMQDKITTDSRAFIGSLSLLGAAVVDITPMSTGEPIPDGGYIVSRRPYGQLADVADGATRSLAEATALLADLRQGKGTVGRLFADDQLYLELTAFVASAETIAAALAEGKGTLGKLINDPAVHTDVEKALRNLADMTSRIKAGEGTIGRLLADDTLAASAGSTMANLDEVTGRLVRGEGTLGKLSTDDALYQRLDTLSVRLDQLVERLNAGEGTAGQLLRDRQLYENMNGAVGELRALVGDIRKDPKKYLNVRVSIF; from the coding sequence ATGCCACGCACCCGCTCTCTCGCCTGGTCGCAGTTGAAAGTGGGCACGCTTGCGCTCGCCGCGCTCGCGCTCGCCTCGGTGTTCATCTACCTGATCGGCGGCCAGGGCGGGTTCTTCTGGCAGCAGTACACGCTCAAGACGCGCTTCCCCGACGTTCAGGGGCTGCAGAGCGGCGCCGCGGTGCGCGTGGCCGGCGTGAGCGTCGGCACCGTGCGCGCGATCGCGTTCGCGGGCTCCGAGGTCGAGGTCGAGCTGAAGGTGTCGAGGAGCATGCAGGACAAGATCACGACCGACTCGCGCGCGTTCATCGGGTCGCTGAGCCTGCTCGGCGCCGCGGTGGTCGACATCACGCCGATGTCGACCGGCGAGCCGATCCCCGACGGCGGATACATCGTCTCGCGACGGCCGTACGGCCAGCTCGCGGACGTCGCCGACGGCGCGACGCGCAGCCTGGCGGAGGCGACGGCGCTGCTCGCCGACCTGCGCCAGGGTAAGGGCACGGTCGGGCGCCTGTTCGCCGATGACCAGCTCTATCTCGAGTTGACGGCCTTCGTCGCATCGGCCGAGACCATCGCCGCGGCCCTCGCTGAAGGGAAAGGCACGCTCGGCAAGCTCATCAACGATCCCGCAGTCCACACCGACGTCGAGAAGGCCCTCCGCAACCTCGCCGACATGACCTCGCGCATCAAGGCCGGCGAGGGCACCATCGGCCGGCTGCTCGCCGACGACACCCTCGCCGCGTCGGCCGGGAGCACGATGGCCAACCTCGACGAGGTCACCGGCCGGCTCGTCAGGGGCGAGGGCACGCTCGGCAAGCTCTCGACCGACGACGCGCTGTACCAGCGCCTCGACACGCTGTCGGTGCGCCTCGATCAGCTGGTCGAACGCCTCAATGCGGGCGAGGGAACCGCCGGCCAGTTGCTGCGCGACCGGCAGTTGTATGAGAACATGAACGGAGCCGTCGGCGAGCTGCGTGCGCTCGTCGGCGACATCAGGAAGGACCCGAAGAAGTACCTCAACGTGCGGGTCAGCATCTTCTGA
- the udk gene encoding uridine kinase → MSETRDHSRGPVVIGVAGGSGSGKTTVVRRIVESLGDHAVTVLDHDRYYRDRGDLRLEERAALNYDHPDSLDTALMVEHVRLLRHGQTVDVPTYDFTRYARRPAMETMAPRRALIVEGILIFTDAALRGLMDVKVFVDTDADTRFIRRLRRDVAERGRTMDSVIDQYLATVKPMHLEFVEPSKRYADIIVPQGGHNAVAIDLLLTLIRSLANAEAAP, encoded by the coding sequence GTGAGCGAGACGCGCGACCATTCGAGAGGCCCCGTCGTCATCGGCGTGGCCGGTGGCTCGGGATCGGGCAAAACGACCGTCGTCCGCCGCATCGTCGAGAGTCTGGGCGACCACGCGGTCACCGTGCTCGATCACGACCGGTACTATCGCGACCGCGGCGACCTGCGACTCGAGGAGCGCGCGGCCCTCAACTACGACCATCCCGATTCACTCGATACGGCGCTGATGGTCGAACACGTGCGCCTGCTGCGGCACGGCCAGACGGTCGACGTGCCCACCTACGACTTCACCCGGTACGCGCGGCGGCCGGCGATGGAGACGATGGCGCCGCGCCGGGCCTTGATCGTCGAGGGCATCCTCATCTTCACCGATGCGGCCCTGCGGGGCCTGATGGACGTGAAGGTGTTCGTGGACACCGACGCCGACACGCGGTTCATCCGGCGCCTGCGGCGCGACGTGGCCGAACGCGGCCGGACCATGGACTCGGTGATCGATCAGTATCTGGCCACCGTGAAGCCGATGCACCTGGAGTTCGTCGAGCCGAGCAAACGCTACGCCGACATCATCGTGCCTCAGGGCGGACACAATGCCGTCGCGATCGACCTGCTGTTGACCCTCATCCGGAGCCTGGCCAACGCCGAGGCGGCACCCTGA
- a CDS encoding NAD-dependent epimerase/dehydratase family protein gives MTTRHVVFGCNGPVGLALMERLVARGDEVVGVCRSGRADAPPGTRVVAGDVSDAGGAVQAARLATTIYSCIGVDYTRWAELWPPIVSGLLAAAEHTGAPLIFADNLYMYGPQDQPLVETLPGTSYGRKPVLRARLAAEMLDAHASGRARVALVRASDFYGPRALNTVLGERVFARALAGRRAQLLGSPHHPHSFTYVPDVARALETIADAGDEAFGQVWHVPSAPAQPVRTVVERIYALAGHSPRLQTMPDWMLAGLALVSPLMRELKEMDFLWDRPYIVDHTKFAATFWSDYTPIEEGIETTLAWYREYLRRG, from the coding sequence GTGACCACGCGACACGTCGTTTTCGGCTGCAACGGCCCGGTGGGCCTGGCCCTCATGGAGCGCCTCGTGGCGCGAGGCGACGAGGTGGTGGGCGTGTGCCGCAGCGGTCGGGCGGACGCGCCGCCGGGTACGCGTGTGGTGGCCGGCGACGTCTCCGACGCTGGAGGCGCGGTGCAGGCCGCCAGGCTTGCGACGACGATCTACTCGTGCATCGGCGTCGACTACACGCGCTGGGCCGAGTTGTGGCCCCCGATCGTGTCGGGACTGCTCGCGGCGGCCGAACACACTGGGGCACCGTTGATCTTCGCCGACAACCTCTACATGTACGGCCCGCAGGACCAGCCGCTCGTCGAGACCCTGCCGGGCACGTCCTACGGCCGCAAGCCGGTGCTGCGTGCCAGGCTGGCCGCCGAGATGCTGGACGCGCACGCGAGCGGTCGCGCTCGCGTCGCGCTCGTCCGGGCGAGCGACTTCTACGGTCCGCGCGCGCTCAACACCGTGCTCGGTGAGCGCGTCTTCGCCCGCGCCCTCGCGGGACGCCGCGCGCAGCTGCTCGGGAGCCCGCACCATCCGCACAGCTTCACGTACGTGCCGGACGTCGCCCGCGCCCTCGAAACGATCGCCGACGCAGGCGATGAGGCGTTTGGCCAGGTGTGGCACGTGCCGAGCGCTCCGGCCCAGCCGGTCAGGACCGTCGTCGAGCGGATCTACGCGCTCGCGGGCCACTCCCCGCGCCTTCAGACCATGCCCGACTGGATGCTGGCGGGCCTGGCGCTCGTGAGCCCCCTGATGCGCGAACTCAAGGAGATGGACTTCCTCTGGGATCGCCCCTACATCGTCGACCACACGAAGTTCGCGGCCACCTTCTGGAGCGACTACACGCCGATCGAGGAGGGGATCGAGACGACGCTGGCGTGGTATCGGGAGTACCTCCGCCGGGGCTGA
- a CDS encoding YtxH domain-containing protein, with translation MAFVLGAIAGAATALLLAPQSGEETRHLLADKAREGKDKASEAAAKGREFLHHQAETLNQAIERGKEAYQRARGAEEQA, from the coding sequence ATGGCCTTCGTCCTCGGCGCGATCGCGGGGGCGGCGACTGCCCTGCTCCTGGCCCCGCAGAGCGGCGAAGAGACCCGGCACCTGCTCGCCGACAAGGCGCGCGAGGGCAAGGACAAGGCGTCCGAAGCGGCTGCCAAGGGCCGGGAGTTCCTGCACCATCAGGCCGAGACGCTCAACCAGGCCATCGAGCGCGGCAAGGAAGCCTACCAGCGGGCGCGGGGCGCGGAGGAGCAGGCGTGA
- a CDS encoding acyltransferase — MPRRVLGGLIQLAVPLTDPALPIDEIRAAAIAAHVPFIEEAGRRGVQILGLQEMFNGPYFCPSQDARWCDIAEPVPGPTTEQMAEYAKRHRMAMVVPIYEREQAGVYYNTAAVVDADGRYLGKYRKNHIPHTAGFWEKYFFKPGNLGYPVFDTAYARVGVYICYDRHFPEGARLLGLNGAEIVFNPSATVAGLSQYLWKLEQPAHAAANGYFMACSNRVGTEAPWNIGRFYGSSYFVDPRGSILAIGSETENELVTAEMDLDVIEEVRRVWQFYRDRRPETYGAMTQLI, encoded by the coding sequence ATGCCCCGACGCGTTCTCGGCGGCCTGATCCAGCTCGCCGTGCCCCTCACCGACCCGGCGCTGCCCATCGACGAGATCAGGGCGGCCGCCATCGCCGCACACGTGCCGTTCATCGAGGAGGCCGGCCGGCGAGGCGTCCAGATCCTGGGGCTCCAGGAGATGTTCAACGGCCCGTATTTCTGCCCGTCGCAGGACGCCCGCTGGTGCGACATCGCCGAACCGGTCCCCGGGCCGACGACCGAGCAGATGGCCGAGTACGCCAAGCGCCATCGCATGGCGATGGTCGTGCCGATCTACGAGCGCGAACAGGCCGGTGTCTATTACAACACCGCGGCGGTCGTCGACGCCGACGGCCGATATCTCGGCAAGTACCGCAAGAACCACATCCCACACACCGCCGGCTTCTGGGAGAAGTACTTCTTCAAGCCGGGCAACCTCGGCTACCCGGTCTTCGACACCGCGTACGCCCGTGTCGGGGTCTACATCTGCTACGACCGCCACTTCCCGGAAGGCGCGCGCCTGCTCGGGCTGAACGGCGCCGAGATCGTCTTTAACCCGTCAGCCACCGTCGCCGGCCTCTCGCAGTATCTCTGGAAGCTCGAGCAACCGGCGCACGCCGCCGCCAACGGCTACTTCATGGCGTGCAGCAATCGCGTCGGCACCGAGGCCCCGTGGAACATCGGGCGCTTCTACGGCTCGTCGTACTTCGTCGACCCGCGCGGCAGCATCCTCGCCATCGGCTCCGAAACGGAGAACGAGTTGGTCACGGCCGAGATGGACCTCGACGTCATCGAAGAGGTGCGCCGCGTCTGGCAGTTCTACCGCGATCGCCGGCCGGAGACGTACGGGGCGATGACGCAGCTCATCTGA
- a CDS encoding ATP-binding cassette domain-containing protein encodes MDGAVDESYPALSREEALNGAGAPIVVFDGVSLAFDDNVVLNRVSFTLLLGHTKIFLGASGAGKSTILKLILGLLKPDEGVIWVNGERVDGMNERQLMRVRHDLGMVFQEGALFDSLTVRENVGYKLFEETVLPLDEVNRRVEEVLGFVGLAEHIDKMPSALSGGQRRRVAIARAMTAKPRILLYDEPTTGLDPITATSIDDEIIKLRDIERVSSILVTHQLRDAFYVATHTAVVEDGRVKIVEATRDKCQEAEFIMLRDGDIVFEGNATQLRGADDEYLQLFLS; translated from the coding sequence ATGGACGGAGCCGTGGACGAGTCGTACCCCGCGTTGAGCCGGGAAGAGGCGCTGAACGGCGCCGGCGCGCCCATTGTCGTCTTCGACGGCGTGTCGCTGGCGTTCGACGACAACGTCGTCCTCAATCGCGTCAGCTTCACGCTGCTGCTCGGCCACACCAAGATCTTCCTGGGGGCGAGCGGCGCCGGCAAGTCGACTATTCTGAAGCTGATCCTGGGTCTGCTCAAGCCCGACGAGGGCGTCATCTGGGTGAACGGCGAACGGGTCGACGGCATGAACGAGCGGCAGCTCATGCGGGTCCGCCACGACCTCGGCATGGTGTTCCAGGAGGGCGCGCTGTTCGACTCGCTCACCGTGCGCGAGAACGTCGGCTACAAGCTCTTCGAGGAGACGGTGCTTCCGCTCGACGAGGTCAACCGTCGCGTGGAGGAGGTGCTCGGCTTCGTCGGCCTCGCCGAGCACATCGACAAGATGCCGTCGGCGCTGTCTGGCGGGCAGCGGCGCCGGGTGGCCATCGCCCGGGCCATGACCGCGAAGCCGCGCATCCTGCTCTACGACGAGCCGACGACCGGCCTCGACCCGATTACGGCGACCTCGATCGACGACGAGATCATCAAGCTGCGCGACATCGAGCGCGTCAGCTCCATCCTGGTCACCCACCAGTTGCGCGACGCCTTCTACGTCGCCACGCACACGGCCGTCGTCGAGGACGGCCGCGTGAAGATCGTGGAGGCCACGCGCGACAAGTGCCAGGAGGCCGAGTTCATCATGCTGCGCGATGGCGACATCGTCTTCGAGGGCAACGCCACCCAGTTGCGCGGTGCCGACGACGAGTACCTGCAGCTCTTCCTGTCCTGA
- the hydA gene encoding dihydropyrimidinase, producing MRILIKHGTIVTAVDQYQGDVLIEDERITLIGERIDVDADRIVDATGKFVLPGGIDVHTHLDMPFGGTQSADDFETGTIAAAYGGTTSIIDFAIQYKGETLHHAWETWMRKADGKAVIDYGFHMIVTDLSEAVEDEMDALVDQGVTSFKLFMAYPGVFMQDDATIFRALLRTGKNGGTICMHAENGGVIDVLVKRALAEGKTAPKYHALTRPARAEAEATHRAIALAEMADVPIYIVHLSAAEALEMVTEARDRGLPAYAETCPQYLFLSYDNYEEPGFEGAKYVMSPPLRPKETQDRLWRGLAFNDLQAISTDHCPFCMKEQKELGHGDFSKIPNGAPGIETRMSLVYDGGVRTGRISLNRFVELTATSPAKIFGLFPRKGTIAPGSDADIVVFDPEKRLTLGVSTLHMRVDYNPYEGREVVGVADTVLSRGRFVIDGGRFVGRAGTGSFLKRSPRSI from the coding sequence ATGCGCATCCTCATCAAGCACGGCACCATCGTCACGGCCGTCGACCAGTACCAGGGCGACGTGCTCATCGAAGACGAACGCATCACTCTGATCGGTGAGCGCATCGATGTCGACGCCGACCGTATCGTCGACGCCACCGGTAAGTTCGTGCTCCCGGGCGGCATCGACGTGCACACCCACCTCGACATGCCGTTTGGCGGCACGCAGTCGGCCGACGACTTCGAGACGGGCACGATCGCCGCGGCGTACGGCGGCACGACGTCCATCATCGACTTCGCCATCCAGTACAAGGGCGAGACTTTACACCACGCCTGGGAGACGTGGATGCGGAAGGCCGACGGCAAGGCCGTCATCGACTACGGCTTCCACATGATCGTCACCGACCTCAGCGAGGCGGTCGAGGACGAAATGGACGCGCTCGTCGACCAGGGGGTCACGTCGTTCAAGCTCTTCATGGCCTATCCCGGCGTCTTCATGCAGGACGATGCGACGATCTTCCGGGCGCTGCTGCGCACGGGGAAGAACGGCGGGACGATCTGCATGCACGCCGAGAACGGCGGCGTGATCGACGTGCTCGTGAAGCGGGCGCTCGCCGAGGGCAAGACCGCGCCGAAGTACCACGCGCTCACGCGGCCGGCGCGCGCGGAGGCCGAGGCCACGCACCGCGCGATCGCGCTCGCCGAGATGGCCGACGTGCCCATCTACATCGTGCACCTCTCGGCCGCCGAGGCGCTCGAGATGGTCACCGAGGCGCGCGACCGCGGCCTGCCGGCCTACGCCGAGACCTGTCCGCAGTATCTCTTCCTGTCGTACGACAACTACGAGGAGCCCGGCTTCGAGGGAGCGAAGTACGTCATGAGCCCGCCGCTGCGGCCGAAGGAGACACAGGACCGCCTGTGGCGGGGCCTCGCGTTCAACGACCTGCAGGCCATCTCCACCGACCATTGTCCTTTCTGCATGAAGGAGCAGAAGGAGCTCGGCCACGGCGACTTCTCGAAGATCCCGAACGGCGCGCCCGGCATCGAGACGCGCATGAGCCTCGTCTACGACGGCGGCGTGCGCACCGGGCGCATCTCGCTCAACCGCTTCGTCGAGCTGACGGCGACGTCGCCGGCGAAGATCTTCGGCCTGTTCCCGCGCAAGGGCACCATCGCCCCGGGCTCGGATGCCGACATCGTCGTCTTCGACCCGGAGAAGCGCCTCACGCTCGGGGTGTCGACGCTGCACATGCGCGTCGACTACAACCCCTACGAGGGACGCGAGGTCGTCGGCGTCGCCGACACCGTGCTCTCGCGTGGACGCTTCGTCATCGACGGCGGACGTTTCGTCGGACGCGCCGGCACCGGCAGCTTCCTCAAGCGCAGCCCGCGATCGATCTGA